The segment GTTGAGATAGAGCTGTTCTTGAACAACGCTCATAGTGAGGCGGGGGATTATCGCGGGTTTTGCTCGAAACAGGCCAACGCAAAGGTGGCGCCGGGTGATTTTTGTCGCGTAATCAGCAAGGTAGCGGGTGCGCCGGCGAACCGCTCGGCCAGGGCCAGCGCAGCACTTTCGGCAATCCCGAAACACCCGGTTTTCTCGAACACAAGGTTCGACCGGTGACTCAGCTGAGGGGCGTACGGGGCAAGCTGTTGCGCACTGAAG is part of the Pseudomonas sp. ML2-2023-3 genome and harbors:
- a CDS encoding cobalamin biosynthesis protein; translation: MTATGTAPILVIGLGCRQDCTAAELLSLIERSLARAGIPLNAVRALASVDLKRQEPGLLQLAARLELELEVFSAQQLAPYAPQLSHRSNLVFEKTGCFGIAESAALALAERFAGAPATLLITRQKSPGATFALACFEQNPR